In Candidatus Binatia bacterium, the sequence GCATCGGACTCGATCAGGAGTTTCAGCGGCCCGTGCGCATCGGCGATCGGTTGAGTTTCAAGGTGAGAGTCGCCGGACTCTCCAAGGGCGAGGAAGCGACAAAGATGGGTAAGGGGTATCTGGTCGATCTGCACTACACCTTCCTTGACGGTAGCGGCCACGTGGTCAGCACACAGAAATACAAAGTGCTCAAGTTCCGCAGCATGGAACTGCCGAGCTGAGGCAGGACTCGGAGGAGGTTCATCCATCATGGACAACGCAAGCACAAGCGAGATTCGGCCGTTCTCGTCGCCGCCAGAGGTCGCGTTCGACTACTCGCGCATCGCCCACCTGGTAGGCGCGAGTTCGGAGTGGCACGAGGGCCACGACGAGGTCAGTGAGTCGGACATCCGCCACTGGTGCGAGGTGATGCAGGACGCCAACCCGCTCTATACCGACGAGGAGTACGCCAAGAAGAGCAAGTACGGCGGTATCATCGCGCCGCCGCAGATGGTGCAGACGTGGTCGCTGGATCCGATGCAGGAGGCGCTCAATCGGTTCGTGCACAACAATCCGCCTTTCAAAGAAGACCCGCACAACCAGCTCTTCGGCATGATCGACGCGATGGGCTACCACGGCGTGGTCGCGACGGCGCAGACGCAGGAGTACCAGCGGCCCGTGCGGCCGGGAGACATGCTGCGCTCCCGCATCACCGTGGGGAACGTGTCCAAGTACGATCACTACA encodes:
- a CDS encoding MaoC family dehydratase N-terminal domain-containing protein — translated: MDNASTSEIRPFSSPPEVAFDYSRIAHLVGASSEWHEGHDEVSESDIRHWCEVMQDANPLYTDEEYAKKSKYGGIIAPPQMVQTWSLDPMQEALNRFVHNNPPFKEDPHNQLFGMIDAMGYHGVVATAQTQEYQRPVRPGDMLRSRITVGNVSKYDHYTRMGVGRYVDLIYTFINQRDEEICVASFRVLKYRPPLDTRRLYQG